From a region of the Globicephala melas chromosome 19, mGloMel1.2, whole genome shotgun sequence genome:
- the CHMP2A gene encoding charged multivesicular body protein 2a isoform X1: MRLGPVWSPARAHARCCPRPAFRAPAGRVTSGGLIRKRRRPPTRQNRGSVGGRSGAPSEKSVTRKRKRVPVATPSYRWAPAAMDLLFGRRKTPEELLRQNQRALNRAMRELDRERQKLETQEKKIIADIKKMAKQGQMDAVRIMARDLVRTRRYVRKFVLMRANIQAVSLKIQTLKSNNSMAQAMKGVTKAMGTMNRQLKLPQIQKIMMEFERQAEIMDMKEEMMNDAIDDAMGDEDDEEESDAVVAQVLDELGLSLTDELSNLPSTGGSLSVAASGKKAEAAASALVDADADLEERLKNLRRD; this comes from the exons ATGCGCCTGGGGCCGGTCTGGTCCCCGGCGCGTGCGCACGCGCGCTGTTGTCCCCGCCCAGCATTCCGGGCGCCGGCGGGGCGTGTGACGTCAGGTGGTTTAATCCGGAAACGGCGGCGACCGCCGACGCGACAGAACCGAGGGTCTGTTGGTGGGCGCTCTGGGGCTCCCAGCGAGAAGAGCGTGACCCGGAAACGGAAGCGAGTCCCTGTCGCAACTCCG TCCTACCGGTGGGCTCCTGCGGCCATGGACCTGCTATTTGGGCGCCGGAAGACGCCGGAGGAGCTGCTGCGGCAGAACCAGCGCGCGCTGAACCGCGCCATGCGAGAGCTGGACCGTGAGCGACAGAagctagagacccaggagaaGAAAATCATTGCAGACATCAAGAAAATGGCCAAGCAGGGCCAGATG GACGCCGTGCGTATCATGGCAAGAGACCTGGTGCGCACAAGGCGGTACGTGCGCAAGTTTGTGTTGATGCGGGCCAACATCCAAGCTGTGTCCCTCAAGATCCAGACACTCAAGTCTAACAACTCAATGGCACAAGCCATGAAGGGCGTCACCAAGGCCATGGGCACCATGAACAGACAG CTGAAGTTGCCCCAGATCCAGAAGATCATGATGGAGTTCGAGCGGCAGGCGGAGATTATGGACATGAAGGAGGAGATGATGAACGATGCCATTGACGATGCCATGGGTGACGAGGACGATGAAGAGGAGAG tgACGCTGTTGTAGCCCAGGTCCTGGACGAGCTGGGGTTGAGCCTGACCGATGAGCTGTCAA ACCTCCCCTCCACTGGAGGCTCCCTCAGTGTGGCTGCCAGTGGGAAGAAAGCAGAGGCTGCAGCCTCCGCCCTAGTCGATGCAGACGCAGACCTGGAGGAGCGGCTCAAAAACCTTCGAAGGGACTGA
- the CHMP2A gene encoding charged multivesicular body protein 2a isoform X2 has product MDLLFGRRKTPEELLRQNQRALNRAMRELDRERQKLETQEKKIIADIKKMAKQGQMDAVRIMARDLVRTRRYVRKFVLMRANIQAVSLKIQTLKSNNSMAQAMKGVTKAMGTMNRQLKLPQIQKIMMEFERQAEIMDMKEEMMNDAIDDAMGDEDDEEESDAVVAQVLDELGLSLTDELSNLPSTGGSLSVAASGKKAEAAASALVDADADLEERLKNLRRD; this is encoded by the exons ATGGACCTGCTATTTGGGCGCCGGAAGACGCCGGAGGAGCTGCTGCGGCAGAACCAGCGCGCGCTGAACCGCGCCATGCGAGAGCTGGACCGTGAGCGACAGAagctagagacccaggagaaGAAAATCATTGCAGACATCAAGAAAATGGCCAAGCAGGGCCAGATG GACGCCGTGCGTATCATGGCAAGAGACCTGGTGCGCACAAGGCGGTACGTGCGCAAGTTTGTGTTGATGCGGGCCAACATCCAAGCTGTGTCCCTCAAGATCCAGACACTCAAGTCTAACAACTCAATGGCACAAGCCATGAAGGGCGTCACCAAGGCCATGGGCACCATGAACAGACAG CTGAAGTTGCCCCAGATCCAGAAGATCATGATGGAGTTCGAGCGGCAGGCGGAGATTATGGACATGAAGGAGGAGATGATGAACGATGCCATTGACGATGCCATGGGTGACGAGGACGATGAAGAGGAGAG tgACGCTGTTGTAGCCCAGGTCCTGGACGAGCTGGGGTTGAGCCTGACCGATGAGCTGTCAA ACCTCCCCTCCACTGGAGGCTCCCTCAGTGTGGCTGCCAGTGGGAAGAAAGCAGAGGCTGCAGCCTCCGCCCTAGTCGATGCAGACGCAGACCTGGAGGAGCGGCTCAAAAACCTTCGAAGGGACTGA
- the TRIM28 gene encoding transcription intermediary factor 1-beta produces MAASAAAASAAAAAASGSPGPGEGSAGAEKRVAASSATASASASAAASASASSPAGGGGEALELLEHCGVCRERLRPEREPRLLPCLHSACSACLGPAAPAAANSSGDGGAAGDGAVVDCPVCKQQCFSKDIVENYFMRDSGSKAATDSQDANQCCTSCEDNAPATSYCVECSEPLCETCVEAHQRVKYTKDHTVRSTGPAKSRDGERTVYCNVHKHEPLVLFCESCDTLTCRDCQLNAHKDHQYQFLEDAVRNQRKLLASLVKRLGDKHATLQKNTKEVRSSIRQVSDVQKRVQVDVKMAILQIMKELNKRGRVLVNDAQKVTEGQQERLERQHWTMTKIQKHQEHILRFASWALESDNNTALLLSKKLIYFQLHRALKMIVDPVEPHGEMKFQWDLNAWTKSAEAFGKIVAERPGANSTGPVPMAPPRAPGPLSKQGSGSSQPMEVQEGYGFGSDDPYSSAEPHVSGVKRSRSSDGEVSGLMRKVPRVSLERLDLDLTADSQPPVFKVFPGSTTEDYNLIVIERGAAAVAAGQPGTAPPGAPGAPPLPGMAIVKEEETEAAIGAPPAATEGPETKPVLMALAEGPGAEGPRLASPSGSTSSGLEVVAPEGTSAPAGGPGALDDSATICRVCQKPGDLVMCNQCEFCFHLDCHLPALQDVPGEEWSCSLCHVLPDLKEEDGSLNLDGGDSTGVVAKLSPANQQKCERVLLALFCHEPCRPLHQLATDSTFSLDQPGGTLDLTLIRARLQEKLSPPYSSPQEFAQDVGRMFKQFNKLTEDKADVQSIIGLQRFFETRMNEAFGDTKFSAVLVEPPPLSLPGAGLSAQDLSSGPGDGP; encoded by the exons ATGGCGGCCTCGGCGGCGGCGGCCtcggcggcggcagcggctgcCTCAGGCAGCCCGGGCCCGGGAGAGGGCTCGGCGGGCGCCGAGAAGCGCGTCGCCGCCTCCTCGGCCACGGCCTCGGCTTCTGCCTCGGCGGCGGCGTCCGCATCGGCATCGTCGCCCGCGGGGGGCGGCGGCGAGGCGCTGGAACTGCTGGAGCACTGCGGCGTGTGCCGGGAGCGCCTGCGGCCCGAGAGGGAACCGCGCCTGTTACCCTGCCTGCACTCGGCCTGCAGCGCCTGCCTCGGGCCCGCGGCGCCTGCCGCCGCCAACAGCTCAGGGGACGGAGGTGCGGCGGGCGACGGCGCTG TGGTGGACTGTCCAGTATGTAAGCAGCAGTGTTTCTCCAAAGATATTGTGGAGAATTACTTCATGCGCGACAGTGGCAGCAAGGCTGCCACCGATTCCCAGGATGCGAATCAG TGCTGCACTAGCTGTGAGGATAATGCCCCGGCCACCAGTTACTGTGTGGAGTGCTCTGAGCCGCTGTGTGAGACGTGTGTGGAGGCACACCAGCGGGTGAAGTACACCAAGGACCACACTGTGCGTTCCACTG GACCAGCCAAGTCGAGGGACGGTGAGCGCACGGTGTATTGCAACGTGCACAAGCACGAGCCCCTTGTGCTGTTTTGCGAGAGTTGCGACACCCTCACCTGCCGGGACTGCCAGCTCAACGCCCACAAGGACCACCA GTACCAGTTCCTGGAGGATGCTGTGAGGAACCAGCGCAAGCTCCTGGCCTCACTGGTGAAGCGCCTCGGGGACAAGCATGCGACATTGCAGAAGAACACCAAGGAGGTTCGCAGCTC GATCCGCCAAGTGTCTGATGTACAGAAGCGCGTGCAGGTGGACGTTAAGATGGCCATCCTGCAGATCATGAAGGAACTGAACAAGCGGGGCCGTGTGCTGGTTAACGACGCCCAG AAGGTGACTGAGGGGCAGCAGGAGCGCCTGGAGCGCCAGCACTGGACCATGACCAAGATCCAGAAGCACCAGGAACACATCCTGCGCTTTGCCTCATGGGCTCTGGAAAGTGACAACAACACCGCTCTGCTACTCTCCAAGAAGCTG ATCTACTTCCAGCTGCACCGGGCCCTCAAGATGATCGTGGACCCTGTGGAGCCACACGGTGAGATGAAGTTCCAGTGGGACCTCAATGCCTGGACCAAGAGTGCAGAGGCCTTTG GCAAGATCGTGGCAGAACGTCCTGGCGCCAACTCCACAGGCCCTGTACCCATGGCCCCTCCTCGGGCTCCAGGGCCTTTGAGCAAGCAGGGCTCTGGCAGCAGCCAG CCTATGGAGGTGCAGGAAGGCTATGGCTTCGGGTCAG ATGACCCTTACTCGAGTGCAGAGCCCCACGTGTCAGGGGTGAAGCG GTCCCGCTCAAGTGATGGTGAGGTGAGTGGCCTCATGCGTAAGGTGCCACGGGTGAGCCTCGAACGCCTGGACTTGGATCTCACGGCTGACAGCCAGCCACCAGTCTTCAAGGTCTTCCCAGGCAGCACCACTGAGGATTACAACCTCATCGTCATTGAGCGAGGTGCTGCAGCTGTTGCAGCTGGACAGCCTGGGACTGCGCCCCCAGGGGCCCCTGGCGCTCCGCCCCTGCCTGGCATGGCCATCGTCAAG gaggaagaaacagaggctgCCATTGGGGCCCCGCCTGCCGCCACTGAGGGCCCCGAGACCAAACCTGTGTTGATGGCCCTGGCCGAGGGCCCCGGCGCCGAGGGCCCCCGCCTGGCTTCACCCAGTGGCAGCACCAGCTCAGGCCTGGAGGTGGTGGCCCCTGAGGGCACCTCAGCCCCAGCTGGTGGCCCAGGTGCCCTGGATGACAGTGCCACCATCTGCCGTGTCTGCCAGAAGCCAGGCGACCTGGTCATGTGCAACCAGTGCGAGTTCTGCTTCCACCTGGACTGCCACCTGCCTGCCCTGCAGGATGTGCCAGG GGAGGAGTGGAGCTGCTCTCTCTGCCACGTGCTACCCGACCTGAAGGAGGAGGATGGCAGCCTAAACCTGGATGGGGGTGACAGCACTGGTGTGGTGGCCAAGCTCTCGCCAGCCAACCAGCAG AAGTGTGAGCGCGTCCTGCTGGCCCTCTTCTGCCATGAGCCCTGCCGGCCCCTGCACCAGCTGGCTACTGACTCCACCTTCTCCCTG GATCAGCCCGGCGGCACCCTGGACTTGACGCTGATTCGAGCCCGTCTCCAGGAGAAGTTGTCACCCCCCTACAGCTCCCCCCAGGAGTTTGCCCAGGATGTGGGCCGCATGTTCAAGCAGTTCAACAAGCTGACAGAG GACAAGGCCGATGTGCAGTCCATCATTGGCCTGCAGCGCTTCTTTGAGACTCGCATGAACGAAGCCTTTGGTGACACCAAGTTCTCCGCTGTTCTGGTGGAGCCCccgccgctgagcctgcctggTGCTGGCCTGAGCGCCCAGGACCTGTCCAGTGGCCCTGGTGATGGCCCCTGA